From the Salinimicrobium tongyeongense genome, one window contains:
- a CDS encoding type II toxin-antitoxin system RelE family toxin has protein sequence MELEFDRSFEKALDKIKDKKLFEAIEFLILEYAEATTLKDLKNVRKIVGYSNYYRVKIGDYRMGIQFLKPNTIRFVTVLHRKDIYKKFP, from the coding sequence ATGGAATTAGAATTTGATCGCAGTTTTGAAAAAGCACTTGATAAAATTAAGGACAAAAAACTTTTTGAAGCTATTGAATTTTTAATTCTGGAATATGCAGAAGCAACGACTTTAAAAGATCTTAAAAATGTCAGGAAAATTGTTGGCTATTCTAATTACTACAGAGTTAAAATTGGGGATTATAGAATGGGAATACAGTTTCTTAAACCAAACACTATACGCTTTGTGACTGTACTGCACCGCAAGGATATATACAAAAAATTCCCATAA
- a CDS encoding alpha/beta fold hydrolase: MENNLREEGKFSYVEEGEGTPIIILHGLMGGLSNFEGVLSFFPKKGYKVVLLKLPLYELSLLKTSVATFAKYLKEFIDHKNYSKVILLGNSLGGHIALLCTKLYPEAIKALVITGSSGLYESAMGESYPKRGDYDYIRKKAENVFYDPKVATKEIVDDVFETVNDRNKLIKTLAIAKSAIRHNMSKDLPKMQTPTCIIWGRNDNVTPPEVAEDFHRLLPDSDLYWIEKCGHAAMMEHPDAFNEILYRWFTTRKY; the protein is encoded by the coding sequence ATGGAAAATAATCTACGGGAAGAAGGAAAATTCAGTTATGTGGAGGAAGGTGAAGGAACACCAATTATCATCCTCCACGGTTTAATGGGAGGATTGAGCAACTTTGAAGGCGTGCTGAGTTTTTTCCCGAAAAAGGGGTACAAAGTTGTTCTGCTTAAATTACCTCTTTACGAACTCTCCCTTTTAAAAACAAGTGTTGCCACCTTTGCCAAATACCTGAAGGAGTTTATAGATCACAAGAACTATTCGAAAGTCATTCTTTTGGGGAATTCCCTTGGCGGCCACATCGCACTACTCTGCACAAAACTTTATCCTGAAGCTATCAAAGCCCTGGTAATCACCGGAAGTTCTGGCCTTTACGAAAGCGCCATGGGCGAAAGCTATCCAAAAAGGGGAGATTACGACTACATCAGGAAAAAAGCCGAAAATGTGTTCTACGACCCAAAAGTGGCGACCAAAGAAATAGTTGATGACGTATTTGAAACGGTTAATGACCGCAACAAATTGATCAAAACCCTGGCCATTGCCAAGAGCGCCATTCGCCACAATATGTCTAAAGACCTTCCAAAAATGCAAACTCCCACCTGCATTATCTGGGGCCGCAATGACAATGTTACCCCTCCCGAAGTCGCCGAGGATTTTCACCGCCTGCTACCCGACTCCGATCTTTACTGGATCGAGAAATGTGGCCATGCAGCCATGATGGAACATCCCGACGCCTTCAACGAGATTCTCTACAGGTGGTTTACCACCCGTAAATACTAA
- a CDS encoding alpha/beta hydrolase, translating to MRYFLSFCFLFIYCLCPAQERFLDLIFEVAPALTETYAVKDAEALKLDIYTPKNDTARSRPLIVFMHGGGFSGGSRAHEDLVKFSQQAARKGYVAVQISYRLTRKGRSFGCDYEASGKIETFQKAAEDFMDAVQFLITNAEKYRINPEQIIVGGSSAGAEAVLNAVYNPQLMFSEPGKYKNIDIDGVFSLAGAIVDARYLTAKNAVPGVFFHGTKDKLVPYATAPHHLCEPGAPGYLMLDGSKTIAQKLKDLNTSYLLYSFEGGQHEHSGMPFNELDQVFDFFHRVFLNKEQLQIEVGR from the coding sequence ATGCGCTATTTTTTAAGCTTTTGCTTCCTCTTTATTTACTGCCTCTGCCCCGCTCAGGAACGTTTTTTAGACCTCATTTTTGAAGTTGCTCCCGCCCTTACCGAAACTTATGCCGTAAAAGACGCCGAAGCTTTAAAACTGGATATTTATACTCCTAAAAATGATACTGCCCGCTCAAGGCCTTTGATCGTTTTTATGCATGGCGGCGGATTCTCTGGCGGCTCCCGTGCACATGAAGATCTGGTGAAATTTTCGCAACAAGCGGCCCGCAAAGGCTACGTGGCGGTTCAAATCTCTTACCGCCTCACCCGAAAAGGCCGGTCTTTTGGCTGTGATTATGAAGCTTCCGGAAAAATAGAAACCTTTCAAAAAGCTGCTGAAGATTTTATGGATGCCGTGCAATTTCTGATAACAAATGCTGAGAAATACCGCATCAATCCCGAACAGATCATTGTGGGCGGCAGCAGTGCCGGCGCCGAAGCCGTTTTAAATGCGGTGTACAACCCCCAGCTCATGTTCAGCGAACCGGGTAAATATAAAAATATAGATATCGACGGGGTTTTCTCTCTGGCCGGTGCCATTGTTGACGCCCGCTACCTCACTGCCAAAAATGCCGTTCCCGGCGTATTTTTTCACGGCACTAAAGACAAGCTCGTGCCCTATGCCACCGCGCCACACCATCTTTGCGAACCAGGTGCGCCAGGTTACCTGATGCTGGACGGCTCAAAAACCATCGCCCAAAAACTGAAGGACCTCAACACCTCCTACCTGTTGTACAGCTTTGAAGGCGGCCAACACGAGCATTCGGGGATGCCCTTTAATGAACTCGATCAGGTTTTCGATTTCTTCCACCGGGTTTTCCTCAACAAAGAGCAGCTCCAGATAGAAGTTGGGCGCTAA
- the yihA gene encoding ribosome biogenesis GTP-binding protein YihA/YsxC translates to MKIKSAEFVISNSDVSKCPDSKLPEYAFIGRSNVGKSSLINALTNRKDLAKTSGRPGKTQLINHFLINQSWYLVDLPGYGYARVSKSAKKTFQKFITQYFEKREQMLCAFVLIDSRHKPQAIDMEFMSWLGEHQIPFCIIFTKADKLKPNALERNIKNYQEEMLQVWEEMPQYFVTSSANGLGSEEVLGYIQNINDNLKE, encoded by the coding sequence ATGAAGATCAAATCGGCCGAATTTGTGATCAGCAATTCCGATGTTTCCAAATGTCCGGATAGCAAACTGCCCGAATATGCTTTTATTGGCCGCAGTAACGTGGGCAAATCCTCGCTCATCAACGCCCTCACAAACCGAAAAGATCTCGCCAAGACCTCTGGTCGGCCCGGAAAAACACAGCTCATCAACCATTTTTTGATCAACCAGAGCTGGTACCTTGTAGATTTGCCCGGCTATGGCTATGCCCGGGTGTCAAAATCGGCTAAAAAGACTTTTCAGAAGTTTATCACGCAGTATTTTGAGAAGCGCGAGCAAATGCTTTGTGCTTTTGTGCTCATAGACAGCCGCCATAAGCCACAGGCCATAGACATGGAATTTATGAGCTGGCTGGGGGAACACCAGATTCCTTTTTGCATCATCTTCACCAAAGCCGATAAGCTAAAACCCAATGCCCTGGAGCGCAATATTAAAAATTACCAGGAAGAAATGCTGCAGGTCTGGGAAGAAATGCCACAGTACTTTGTCACTTCATCGGCCAACGGGTTGGGAAGCGAAGAAGTTTTGGGATACATCCAGAACATCAACGACAACCTTAAGGAGTAG
- the dnaG gene encoding DNA primase, producing the protein MISKNTIDKVFEASRVEEVLGDFVNLKKSGSNYKGLSPFSDERTPSFMVSPVKQIWKDFSSGKGGNVVAFLMEHEHFTYPEAIKYLANKYNIEVEETEQSQEQKEQANERESMYLVSEFAAKYFQDNLLKTELGKAIGLSYFRERGFTDETIAKFGLGYCLDDWNAFTNEALGKGYKLEYLEKTGLTIVKEDKQFDRFKGRVMFPIQSMSGRVLGFGGRILGNDRKAAKYLNSPESEIYHKSKVLYGIYHAKQAIAKEDNCYLVEGYTDVIQFNQAGIENVVSSSGTALTPEQIRLINRLTKNITVLFDSDAAGQRASIRGIDLILEQGMNVKVCAFPEGEDPDSFAKKNSEEDIRLYLEHNSKDFINYKASLLMEEAKNDPVKKASLIRDMVSSISKIPDNIQQEVYVQETSRIMDISEDVLFTTLAQLSGKSTAKSAPKKTKQFEVVRDEPGPQVKVDELYVLERTIISLLLHYGMIEEDFEDLVVKVDEKGEISLEPEIVRAKVYEKIFLDLQEDEVAFANEHFQKIYQLVIKKYNEEQEFSIDTFVNELAPENASEVTSILMDEEQYVLHDWERMEIFVKGKKAEIGRLVNETILALRRYLVNRKINELNRKIKEVPPEESTGILQDIMDYISLKKVLSGKLNRVM; encoded by the coding sequence GTGATCTCAAAAAACACCATAGATAAGGTTTTTGAAGCTTCCCGCGTAGAGGAGGTGCTGGGTGATTTTGTGAACCTGAAGAAATCGGGTAGTAACTACAAGGGATTGAGCCCGTTCAGCGATGAGCGCACACCCAGTTTCATGGTGTCTCCGGTGAAGCAGATATGGAAAGATTTCTCCAGCGGAAAAGGTGGAAATGTGGTGGCTTTCCTGATGGAACACGAACATTTCACTTATCCTGAAGCTATAAAATACCTCGCCAATAAATACAATATTGAGGTGGAGGAGACCGAGCAGAGCCAGGAACAAAAGGAGCAGGCCAATGAGCGGGAAAGCATGTACCTGGTATCTGAGTTTGCTGCAAAGTACTTTCAGGATAACCTGCTTAAAACCGAATTGGGCAAGGCAATTGGCCTGAGCTACTTCAGGGAGCGCGGATTTACCGATGAAACCATTGCTAAATTTGGCCTGGGCTATTGTCTTGATGACTGGAACGCCTTTACCAATGAAGCCCTGGGCAAAGGTTATAAGCTGGAATACCTCGAGAAGACCGGGCTTACTATAGTTAAGGAGGACAAACAGTTCGACAGGTTTAAAGGCCGGGTGATGTTTCCCATTCAGTCAATGTCGGGCAGGGTTTTGGGTTTTGGCGGCAGGATACTCGGGAATGACAGAAAAGCTGCGAAATACCTCAACAGTCCCGAGAGCGAGATCTACCATAAAAGCAAGGTGCTTTACGGGATTTACCATGCCAAACAGGCTATCGCCAAAGAAGATAACTGTTACCTGGTAGAGGGATATACCGATGTGATACAGTTCAACCAGGCGGGGATAGAAAATGTGGTCTCTTCTTCGGGAACGGCTTTGACGCCAGAACAGATAAGGCTTATTAACCGCCTCACAAAGAATATCACGGTACTTTTTGACAGCGATGCCGCAGGGCAGCGCGCTTCCATTAGAGGGATAGATCTTATTCTGGAGCAGGGCATGAACGTGAAGGTGTGTGCTTTCCCGGAAGGAGAAGACCCCGATAGTTTTGCAAAGAAGAATTCCGAAGAAGATATAAGGCTTTACCTGGAGCATAATTCCAAGGATTTTATCAATTATAAAGCTTCCCTGTTGATGGAGGAGGCAAAGAATGATCCGGTAAAGAAAGCTTCCCTTATCAGGGATATGGTGAGCAGTATCTCCAAAATTCCGGATAATATTCAGCAGGAAGTTTATGTGCAGGAGACCTCGCGCATCATGGATATTTCTGAAGATGTTTTGTTTACCACTTTGGCCCAGTTGTCCGGGAAATCAACTGCTAAATCGGCACCAAAGAAAACGAAGCAGTTTGAAGTAGTGAGGGATGAGCCGGGGCCACAGGTGAAAGTTGATGAACTCTATGTGTTGGAGCGAACTATTATAAGCCTTTTGCTGCATTATGGCATGATAGAAGAAGATTTTGAAGACCTGGTGGTGAAAGTTGACGAGAAAGGCGAGATCTCCCTGGAACCCGAAATAGTGAGGGCCAAGGTATACGAAAAGATCTTTCTTGATTTGCAGGAAGATGAGGTGGCTTTTGCCAATGAACATTTTCAGAAGATCTATCAGCTGGTCATTAAGAAATACAACGAAGAGCAGGAATTTTCTATAGACACTTTTGTGAATGAGCTCGCGCCTGAAAATGCTTCGGAAGTTACAAGTATTCTAATGGACGAAGAGCAGTATGTGCTTCACGACTGGGAGAGGATGGAAATTTTTGTGAAGGGGAAAAAAGCTGAAATCGGCCGACTCGTAAATGAGACCATTCTGGCTTTAAGGAGGTATCTTGTCAACAGGAAAATAAACGAACTCAACCGCAAAATTAAGGAAGTTCCCCCCGAAGAATCAACCGGTATTCTACAGGATATTATGGATTACATTTCCCTTAAAAAAGTCCTTTCGGGCAAGCTCAACCGGGTTATGTAG
- the mraZ gene encoding division/cell wall cluster transcriptional repressor MraZ, which translates to MVNLIGTYECKVDAKGRLMVPAPMKKQLVPIIQDGFVLKRSLFGNCLELYPMQRWNELMQEVGKLNRFVKENMDFIRKFTAGVKIVEVDTNGRLLIPKDLIRIAGINKEVVITSPIDTIEIWDKDEYEKAIDTPPEEFAELAERVMGNKSVEGNGLS; encoded by the coding sequence GTGGTAAATCTCATTGGTACATACGAATGCAAAGTAGACGCAAAGGGCCGGCTCATGGTGCCTGCGCCTATGAAAAAGCAGCTTGTGCCCATCATTCAGGACGGTTTTGTGCTTAAACGTTCCCTGTTTGGAAACTGTTTAGAGCTCTATCCCATGCAGCGATGGAACGAGTTGATGCAGGAGGTGGGGAAGCTCAACAGGTTCGTTAAAGAGAACATGGACTTTATAAGAAAATTTACGGCAGGTGTTAAAATTGTAGAAGTAGATACCAACGGGCGGCTTCTCATTCCAAAAGACCTTATTCGCATTGCAGGCATCAATAAAGAAGTGGTGATTACTTCTCCTATTGATACTATTGAAATCTGGGATAAGGATGAGTATGAGAAAGCTATAGATACACCGCCTGAAGAGTTTGCTGAACTTGCCGAACGTGTAATGGGTAATAAAAGTGTAGAAGGAAATGGCTTATCATAA
- a CDS encoding response regulator transcription factor — translation MTKILIADHHPITRMGISSLLEKEGVYEVVGKVTNGKDLFKALKTKNPDVLILEIDLPEINGITALRTIKSENPGTKILILSCHPEEMYALNSIKAGASAYLSKTASTEVLTEAVHQVARGGIYLNKEISEKINTGTTRTNNLVSRYKKLSTREIEVLNLLSTGKRNKDIAEALDINEKTVSTYKTRLLKKLRVDNLADLINQARLLQIRPT, via the coding sequence ATGACTAAAATTCTAATTGCAGACCACCACCCCATAACCCGAATGGGAATTTCTTCTCTCCTGGAGAAGGAAGGGGTGTACGAAGTAGTGGGAAAAGTGACCAACGGGAAGGATCTTTTTAAAGCCTTGAAAACCAAAAATCCCGATGTACTGATCCTGGAAATTGACCTGCCCGAAATTAACGGAATCACCGCCTTACGAACCATAAAATCTGAAAACCCGGGAACAAAGATCCTCATTCTTAGCTGCCATCCCGAAGAGATGTACGCCCTCAATTCCATAAAGGCAGGAGCCTCTGCTTACCTCTCAAAAACGGCATCTACAGAGGTGCTTACCGAAGCAGTTCACCAGGTAGCACGCGGCGGCATCTACCTCAACAAGGAAATAAGTGAAAAAATTAATACCGGCACCACGAGAACAAACAACCTTGTTTCCCGGTACAAAAAACTTTCTACCCGTGAGATTGAAGTGCTCAACCTGCTTTCTACCGGGAAACGCAATAAAGATATTGCCGAAGCTTTGGATATTAATGAAAAAACGGTGAGCACATACAAGACCAGGCTGCTTAAAAAATTGAGGGTAGACAACCTTGCCGATCTTATTAACCAGGCACGCCTGCTGCAAATTAGACCTACATAA
- a CDS encoding RNA polymerase sigma factor: protein MKVIQLFKNDALLIKRAAAGNRQAQRKIYEKNSGKMLSICRQYVKDLHHAEEVMLNGFFKVFTHLEDFREEGSFEGWMRKIMVREAISFLRTNKRNIFAEDELPENADFSYSFTSEFNAAHIQEVIDGLPEGYKMVFLMYAVEGYKHHEIAKMLNISEGTSKSQLFKARKMLQEKLAQENRTEYGTGKI, encoded by the coding sequence GTGAAAGTAATTCAACTCTTTAAAAATGATGCTCTGTTGATAAAACGTGCGGCTGCGGGCAACCGGCAGGCACAGCGAAAGATCTATGAGAAAAATTCGGGGAAGATGTTAAGCATTTGCAGGCAATATGTGAAAGATTTGCATCACGCCGAAGAAGTGATGCTCAACGGCTTTTTTAAGGTCTTCACCCACCTGGAAGATTTTAGGGAGGAAGGCAGTTTTGAAGGCTGGATGCGCAAGATCATGGTGCGGGAGGCAATTTCTTTTCTCAGAACCAATAAGCGCAACATTTTTGCTGAAGACGAGCTGCCCGAAAATGCAGATTTTTCATACTCTTTCACTTCTGAATTTAATGCGGCACACATTCAGGAGGTGATAGACGGTTTGCCCGAGGGTTATAAAATGGTGTTTTTAATGTATGCTGTTGAAGGTTATAAGCACCATGAAATAGCAAAAATGCTGAATATTTCAGAAGGAACTTCTAAATCGCAGCTTTTCAAGGCGCGAAAAATGCTCCAGGAAAAGCTGGCACAGGAAAACAGGACAGAATATGGAACCGGAAAGATTTGA
- the gldC gene encoding gliding motility protein GldC → MAIAKKSNINIKVSLDENRVPEELHWSAEDGGVENQEAKAMLLSMWDAEQKETLKIDLWTKDMPLDDMKMFFHQTLVTMSDTFYRATQDDKMRDTMKDFCDFFAEKMEIKK, encoded by the coding sequence ATGGCAATAGCAAAAAAATCAAATATCAATATTAAAGTATCTTTAGACGAAAACCGCGTACCCGAAGAACTCCATTGGAGCGCCGAAGACGGAGGGGTGGAAAACCAGGAGGCCAAGGCCATGCTGCTTTCCATGTGGGATGCCGAACAAAAAGAGACGCTAAAAATCGACCTGTGGACCAAAGATATGCCGCTTGACGATATGAAGATGTTCTTTCACCAGACCCTCGTCACCATGAGCGACACCTTTTACCGCGCCACCCAGGACGACAAAATGAGAGATACCATGAAAGATTTCTGTGATTTCTTCGCCGAAAAAATGGAAATCAAGAAGTAG
- the nadE gene encoding NAD(+) synthase, producing the protein MKTKQVIDHIVNWLKDYAAQAKMNGFVVGISGGVDSAVVSALCAKTGMRTLCVELPIHQSQDQVTRAQEHIGNLKKKFANVADVQVDLTSTFDTFSQAVPQVEESPKLHLSMANVRARLRMTSLYYFAGLHNYLVAGTGNKVEDFGVGFFTKYGDGGVDLSPIADLMKSEVYEIARELDVINSIIIAAPTDGLFGDSRSDEDQIGASYDELEWAMKEAEKGKTQDDFTGRQQEVFHIYKMRHNANKHKMEPIPVCEIPLDLK; encoded by the coding sequence ATGAAAACTAAACAGGTAATTGATCACATTGTAAACTGGTTAAAAGATTATGCCGCTCAGGCCAAAATGAACGGTTTTGTGGTTGGAATAAGTGGGGGTGTAGATTCGGCAGTGGTTTCGGCCCTTTGCGCCAAAACCGGAATGAGAACTCTTTGTGTTGAACTTCCCATTCATCAGTCTCAAGACCAGGTGACCAGGGCACAGGAACACATTGGTAACCTCAAGAAGAAATTTGCCAACGTGGCCGATGTGCAGGTAGACCTCACTTCTACTTTCGATACTTTTTCCCAGGCAGTGCCCCAGGTAGAGGAAAGCCCAAAGCTGCATCTCTCCATGGCCAACGTGCGCGCAAGATTGCGTATGACCAGCCTTTACTATTTCGCAGGACTACACAATTACCTGGTAGCCGGAACAGGCAATAAAGTGGAAGATTTTGGCGTGGGATTCTTTACAAAATACGGGGATGGCGGTGTAGACCTTTCTCCCATTGCCGACCTCATGAAAAGTGAAGTCTACGAGATTGCCCGGGAACTCGATGTGATTAACAGTATTATAATCGCTGCCCCTACCGATGGCCTATTTGGCGACAGCCGCAGCGATGAGGACCAGATAGGAGCCAGTTACGACGAACTCGAATGGGCTATGAAGGAAGCCGAAAAAGGCAAAACGCAAGACGATTTTACAGGACGCCAGCAGGAAGTTTTTCACATTTACAAAATGCGGCATAATGCCAATAAACACAAAATGGAACCCATTCCCGTTTGTGAAATTCCTCTTGACCTGAAATAA
- the gldB gene encoding gliding motility lipoprotein GldB, with product MLKKVLFYCLFASLLSCAEDDRKEKEIAAIPVDLEVQRFDQRFANATADSLPALKKEFSFLFPRQYPDILWVQKMEDTIQLELNKAVATQFPDLKETEDELEQLFQHIKYYFPERNIPKVITLTSDVDYRNQVVWADSLLLVALDTYLGMDHPLYVGVQDYIKKEMRKEQIAVDAAEAFAQTLVPGPSSRSFLAHMVYYGKLLYLKDILLPFKTEAQKMTYLPEELAWAEANEDQIWRYFVERELLYSSDSDLQTRFLYPAPFSKFFLELDAEAPPRLGQYLGWQIVRQFMEKNDVSVEEMIKTDAESIFNKSKYKPRK from the coding sequence ATGTTAAAAAAAGTCCTTTTTTACTGCCTGTTTGCCAGCCTTTTATCTTGTGCCGAAGATGACAGGAAGGAAAAAGAGATCGCAGCTATTCCTGTAGATTTGGAGGTGCAGAGATTTGATCAACGCTTTGCAAATGCCACAGCCGATAGTCTGCCGGCCCTAAAAAAAGAATTTTCTTTCCTTTTTCCGCGGCAGTATCCCGACATTCTTTGGGTACAAAAAATGGAAGACACCATTCAACTGGAGCTTAACAAAGCCGTAGCTACCCAGTTCCCCGATCTAAAGGAAACAGAAGATGAGCTGGAGCAGCTTTTCCAGCATATAAAGTACTATTTCCCGGAGCGCAACATTCCGAAGGTAATTACCCTCACTTCTGATGTTGACTATCGCAACCAGGTGGTGTGGGCAGATTCCCTGCTGCTGGTGGCCCTCGATACGTATTTGGGCATGGATCACCCGCTCTATGTAGGCGTACAGGATTACATAAAAAAGGAAATGCGCAAAGAGCAAATCGCCGTTGATGCCGCCGAAGCATTTGCTCAAACCCTGGTGCCCGGGCCTTCTTCACGAAGTTTCCTTGCGCACATGGTTTACTATGGAAAGCTCCTGTACCTCAAAGATATTTTACTGCCGTTTAAAACGGAAGCCCAAAAAATGACCTATTTACCTGAAGAACTGGCCTGGGCTGAAGCTAATGAAGACCAGATTTGGCGCTATTTTGTTGAGCGGGAACTGCTGTATTCTTCAGATTCCGATCTGCAGACGAGGTTTTTGTATCCGGCGCCTTTCTCTAAATTCTTTCTGGAACTTGATGCTGAAGCTCCGCCACGCCTGGGCCAATATCTTGGCTGGCAGATAGTGCGGCAATTCATGGAAAAAAATGACGTTTCTGTTGAGGAGATGATAAAGACAGATGCAGAAAGCATATTCAATAAATCTAAATATAAACCCCGAAAGTAA